In Streptomyces sp. NBC_01408, one DNA window encodes the following:
- a CDS encoding PP2C family protein-serine/threonine phosphatase, with the protein MPAPVPRQRETPATESAQAVLQTAAEQLAAAPTTPHATPPATLPTTAHPTPLTLLVIEDDPAGGLTVPEILDADGHRIRLRTARNLTEAARLLTPDVHCILLDLSLPDAGPRTAGTAVDQLSALRQVLRIAPRHAVLVLAGEADAERAAEAVRVGAQDFLFRDELDGRLLSRTIRYAVERKRADIAQYKLAESKLRAQENARLERGLLPTPLLEGSDLRFAARYRPGRSRALLGGDFYDTVRTPDGTVHAMIGDVCGHGPDEAALGVELRIAWRALTLAGLCGDDLLSTLQEVLEVERPCDEIFATLCTVDIAPDGRRAGLCLAGHPAPLISRPGRPARLLPYENSGPALGLLPKARWPRRQVELGGTWSLMLYTDGLIEGRIGEGKERLGQDGMVEMINRHLDRGLSGEGLLEASVTEARRLNGGELTDDVAVVLLSRAEG; encoded by the coding sequence ATGCCCGCACCCGTACCGCGGCAAAGGGAGACCCCCGCCACGGAGAGCGCTCAGGCCGTTCTGCAGACGGCCGCCGAACAGCTCGCCGCCGCGCCGACGACCCCGCACGCGACCCCGCCCGCGACCCTGCCGACGACCGCCCACCCCACCCCGCTGACCCTGCTGGTCATCGAGGACGACCCGGCCGGCGGTCTCACCGTCCCCGAGATCCTCGACGCCGACGGCCACCGCATCCGGCTCCGCACCGCCCGCAACCTCACCGAGGCCGCGCGGCTGCTCACGCCCGACGTGCACTGCATCCTGCTGGACCTGTCGCTCCCGGACGCGGGCCCCCGCACGGCGGGCACCGCCGTCGACCAGCTGTCCGCCCTCCGCCAGGTCCTGCGCATCGCCCCCCGCCACGCCGTCCTCGTCCTCGCCGGCGAGGCCGATGCCGAGCGCGCCGCCGAGGCCGTCCGGGTCGGCGCCCAGGACTTCCTCTTCCGGGACGAGCTGGACGGCCGGCTGCTGAGCCGCACGATCCGCTACGCGGTGGAGAGAAAACGGGCCGACATCGCCCAGTACAAACTTGCAGAATCGAAACTGCGCGCCCAGGAGAACGCCCGCCTGGAACGCGGCCTGCTCCCCACCCCCCTCCTCGAGGGCTCCGACCTCCGCTTCGCCGCGCGCTACCGCCCCGGCCGCAGCCGGGCCCTGCTCGGCGGCGACTTCTACGACACCGTCCGCACCCCCGACGGCACCGTCCACGCCATGATCGGCGACGTCTGCGGCCACGGCCCCGACGAAGCGGCCCTCGGGGTCGAGCTCCGCATCGCCTGGCGCGCGCTGACGCTGGCCGGGCTGTGCGGGGACGATCTGCTGTCCACCCTCCAGGAGGTCCTGGAGGTGGAGCGGCCCTGCGACGAGATCTTCGCGACGCTGTGCACGGTGGACATCGCCCCGGACGGCCGCCGCGCCGGGCTGTGCCTGGCCGGCCATCCGGCCCCGCTGATCTCCCGGCCGGGCCGCCCCGCGCGCCTGCTCCCGTACGAGAACAGCGGCCCGGCGCTCGGACTGCTGCCCAAGGCCCGCTGGCCGCGCCGCCAGGTCGAGCTCGGCGGCACCTGGAGCCTGATGCTCTACACCGACGGCCTGATCGAGGGCCGGATCGGCGAGGGCAAGGAGCGTCTCGGCCAGGACGGCATGGTCGAGATGATCAACCGCCACCTGGACCGCGGCCTGAGCGGGGAGGGCCTGCTGGAGGCCTCGGTGACCGAGGCCCGCCGCCTCAACGGCGGCGAGCTCACCGACGACGTGGCCGTGGTCCTGCTCTCCCGCGCCGAAGGCTGA
- a CDS encoding DUF2516 family protein yields MLMEGFDRGVVPLFGLAMLVLAVVAFVMALVAREDAYRAADKKTKTFWLVLLGITVLVDFFLPQMLFLTIAGLVATIVFFVDVRPALKQASGGGKRRGGSSSDGPYGPYNGGR; encoded by the coding sequence ATGTTGATGGAAGGGTTCGATCGAGGGGTGGTCCCGTTGTTCGGGCTCGCCATGCTGGTGCTCGCGGTGGTGGCTTTCGTCATGGCCCTGGTGGCCCGTGAGGACGCGTACCGGGCTGCCGACAAGAAGACCAAGACCTTCTGGCTGGTGCTCCTCGGCATCACCGTCCTCGTGGACTTCTTCCTGCCGCAGATGCTGTTCCTGACGATCGCCGGCCTGGTCGCGACCATCGTGTTCTTCGTCGACGTCCGCCCGGCCCTCAAGCAGGCCTCGGGCGGCGGCAAGCGCCGCGGTGGCAGCAGCAGCGACGGGCCGTACGGGCCCTACAACGGCGGACGGTAG